Proteins from a single region of Centropristis striata isolate RG_2023a ecotype Rhode Island chromosome 9, C.striata_1.0, whole genome shotgun sequence:
- the sh3rf1 gene encoding E3 ubiquitin-protein ligase SH3RF1 isoform X2 produces the protein MDESVLLDLLECPVCLERLDASAKVLPCQHTFCRRCLQGILGSRGELRCPECRTLVECAVDELPSNILLVRLLDGIKQRPRRAGPGAGVCTNGTSGAVARAHSSGTRDQGTPGAQPQRAQAKSTLVRGVPQLPCAKALYNYDGKEPGDLKFSKGDIIILRRQVDENWYHGEMGGVHGFFPTNFVQVIKPLPQPPPQCKALYDFELKDKEADKDCLPFSKDDILTVIRRVDENWAEGMLGDKIGIFPISYVEFNSAARQLIELDKPSDSGGDSGEGASSGPQSNGAQRAGEKKNSKKRHSFTSLTMSHKPMLAPPPQRHSMEISGPVLISSSNPTAAARIGEISGGLSCSAPSQVHICTTGLIVTPPPSSPVTTATVFTFPSETSYTSITVDALPPPPPPPPQSSVDGAAYSLAAGQRPSPSISDQSGRQRPTVYVAMFPYTPRKEDELELRKGEMFLVLERCQDGWFKGTSMHTGKIGVFPGNYMSPVSRTASGSTQPKVAMSLCTQAGRGVTIVSPSSAALGAIVPGPDFNKPLTVCSSAVPASSQPAAVVTAAQTATGQQPKVPLHSSQMTVNQARNAVRTACHSQDRPTAAVTPIQSATPVTYLPHLTVCPQPSSNPAQCCTRAGVAMGCAAASLTPPNVSAASLEGDALRPVAVLTVPSSGNSSALNPISNSTALACRLDKDVKREKKSLLKLLSNKKKSRPSPPSSPTLEAEQAAAGEVLHGAVGPDTSPPSGSVGCLEPEPAAAVASSFSSSSVPESSHRKSSPLDGCAPIAPPPRQPCSSLLSQQHDARPIICERYRVVVSYPPQSEAELELKEGDIVFVHRKREDGWFKGTLQRNGRTGLFPGSFVDSI, from the exons ATGGACGAGTCAGTGTTGTTGGATTTGCTTGAGTGCCCTGTTTGTCTGGAGCGGCTAGATGCTTCAGCAAAGGTTCTTCCCTGTCAGCACACCTTCTGCCGCCGATGTCTCCAAGGAATCCTAGGCTCACGTGGAGAGTTGCGCTGCCCTGAGTGCCGGACGTTAGTGGAGTGTGCCGTGGATGAACTCCCCAGCAACATCCTTCTTGTGCGCCTGTTGGATGGCATCAAACAGAGGCCTCGAAGGGCTGGTCCTGGGGCGGGAGTCTGCACAAATGGAACGTCTGGAGCCGTGGCCAGAGCACACAGCAGTGGGACCAGGGACCAGGGCACCCCAGGAGCACAACCCCAGCGAGCTCAAGCAAAGAGCACCCTTGTACGG GGTGTACCCCAGCTCCCCTGTGCCAAGGCTCTCTACAACTACGATGGCAAGGAACCAGGAGACCTCAAGTTCAGCAAGGGTGACATTATCATCCTGCGCCGGCAAGTGGACGAGAACTGGTACCACGGGGAGATGGGCGGAGTCCATGGCTTCTTCCCCACCAACTTTGTCCAGGTCATCAAGCCTTTGCCACAACCACCACCTCAGTGCAAAGCTCTGTACGACTTTGAGCTCAAAGACAAGGAGGCAGACAAGGACTGTCTGCCCTTCTCTAAG GATGATATCCTCACCGTGATCCGCAGAGTGGATGAAAACTGGGCAGAGGGAATGCTGGGAGATAAAATTGGAATTTTCCCCATCTCATATGTTGAG TTCAACTCGGCAGCTCGTCAGCTTATAGAGTTGGACAAGCCGTCAGACTCCGGTGGAGATTCTGGTGAGGGGGCCTCATCGGGGCCCCAGAGCAACGGTGCCCAGCGTGCAGGGGAGAAGAAGAACAGCAAGAAGCGACATTCCTTCACCTCTCTCACCATGTCCCACAAACCAATGCTAGCTCCTCCCCCCCAGCGCCACTCCATGGAGATCAGCGGGCCCGTCCTCATCAGCTCCAGCAACCCCACAGCAGCTGCTCGCATCGGAGAGATCAGTGGGGGGCTTTCCTGCAGCGCACCTTCACAG GTACACATTTGCACAACTGGACTAATCGTGACCCCACCCCCAAGTAGTCCTGTTACTACAGCAACGGTCTTCACATTTCCCTCGGAGACGAGCTACACATCCATCACTGTG gatgcTCTCCCACCGCCGCCACCTCCCCCCCCACAGTCCTCTGTTGATGGAGCAGCATACTCATTGGCTGCTGGACAGAGACCCTCCCCCAGCATAAGCGACCAAAGTGGGAGACAAAGACCCACAGT CTATGTGGCCATGTTCCCCTATACTCCCCGTAAGGAGGATGAGCTGGAGCTTAGGAAGGGAGAGATGTTCCTGGTGCTGGAACGCTGTCAGGACGGCTGGTTCAAGGGCACCTCAATGCACACTGGCAAGATCGGAGTCTTCCCTGGGAACTACATGAGCCCAGTCAGCAG GACAGCTTCAGGGAGCACCCAGCCCAAAGTGGCCATGAGTCTGTGCACTCAGGCAGGCAGAGGGGTCACCATCGTCAGCCCCTCTTCTGCAGCCCTTGGGGCCATTGTTCCGGGTCCTGATTTCAACAAACCCCTCACCGTGTGCTCCAGTGCTGTACCTGCCAGCTCCCAACCTGCAGCTGTGGTAACAGCAGCTCAAACAGCTACTGGTCAACAGCCAAAAGTCCCTCTGCACAGCTCCCAGATGACTGTGAATCAGGCTCGCAATGCCGTCAGGACAG CGTGTCACAGTCAGGACCGGCCTACAGCAGCTGTGACCCCGATCCAGTCTGCAACACCTGTGACCTATCTCCCACACCTCACAGTGTGCCCGCAGCCTTCCTCCAATCCTGCCCAATGCTGTACCCGGGCGGGGGTGGCAATGGGATGTGCCGCCGCATCTCTGACCCCTCCCAATGTTAGCGCTGCATCCCTGGAGGGGGACGCTTTAAGACCTGTAGCTGTCCTCACTGTCCCTAGCTCTGGGAACAGCTCTGCCCTCAATCCCATATCTAACAGCACAGCTCTCGCTTGCCGACTGGACAAGGACGTCAAG agagaaaagaaaagtctcCTGAAGCTCTTGTCCAATAAGAAGAAGTCTCGTCCTTCGCCGCCCTCCTCTCCTACCCTTGAGGCGGaacaagctgctgctggagaggTGCTGCACGGCGCTGTGGGCCCCgacacctcccctccctctggCTCTGTCGGCTGCCTCGAGCCcgaacctgctgctgctgtcgccTCCTCCTTTTCATCCTCCTCGGTCCCAGAGTCCTCCCATCGGAAGAGCAGTCCTCTTGATGGATGTGCACCTatcgctcctcctcctcgccagCCGTGTTCCTCTCTCTTATCTCAACAGCACGACGCACGGCCCATCATCTGTGAGAG GTACAGAGTGGTGGTATCATATCCTCCCCAGAGCGAGGCTGAGCTGGAACTTAAGGAGGGCGACATTGTGTTTGTTCACAGAAAGAGGGAAGACGGCTGGTTCAAAGGCACACTGCAGAGGAACGGCAGGACCGGACTGTTCCCCGGCAGCTTTGTAGACAGCAtctaa
- the sh3rf1 gene encoding E3 ubiquitin-protein ligase SH3RF1 isoform X1, whose translation MDESVLLDLLECPVCLERLDASAKVLPCQHTFCRRCLQGILGSRGELRCPECRTLVECAVDELPSNILLVRLLDGIKQRPRRAGPGAGVCTNGTSGAVARAHSSGTRDQGTPGAQPQRAQAKSTLVRGVPQLPCAKALYNYDGKEPGDLKFSKGDIIILRRQVDENWYHGEMGGVHGFFPTNFVQVIKPLPQPPPQCKALYDFELKDKEADKDCLPFSKDDILTVIRRVDENWAEGMLGDKIGIFPISYVEFNSAARQLIELDKPSDSGGDSGEGASSGPQSNGAQRAGEKKNSKKRHSFTSLTMSHKPMLAPPPQRHSMEISGPVLISSSNPTAAARIGEISGGLSCSAPSQVHICTTGLIVTPPPSSPVTTATVFTFPSETSYTSITVDALPPPPPPPPQSSVDGAAYSLAAGQRPSPSISDQSGRQRPTVYVAMFPYTPRKEDELELRKGEMFLVLERCQDGWFKGTSMHTGKIGVFPGNYMSPVSRTASGSTQPKVAMSLCTQAGRGVTIVSPSSAALGAIVPGPDFNKPLTVCSSAVPASSQPAAVVTAAQTATGQQPKVPLHSSQMTVNQARNAVRTAACHSQDRPTAAVTPIQSATPVTYLPHLTVCPQPSSNPAQCCTRAGVAMGCAAASLTPPNVSAASLEGDALRPVAVLTVPSSGNSSALNPISNSTALACRLDKDVKREKKSLLKLLSNKKKSRPSPPSSPTLEAEQAAAGEVLHGAVGPDTSPPSGSVGCLEPEPAAAVASSFSSSSVPESSHRKSSPLDGCAPIAPPPRQPCSSLLSQQHDARPIICERYRVVVSYPPQSEAELELKEGDIVFVHRKREDGWFKGTLQRNGRTGLFPGSFVDSI comes from the exons ATGGACGAGTCAGTGTTGTTGGATTTGCTTGAGTGCCCTGTTTGTCTGGAGCGGCTAGATGCTTCAGCAAAGGTTCTTCCCTGTCAGCACACCTTCTGCCGCCGATGTCTCCAAGGAATCCTAGGCTCACGTGGAGAGTTGCGCTGCCCTGAGTGCCGGACGTTAGTGGAGTGTGCCGTGGATGAACTCCCCAGCAACATCCTTCTTGTGCGCCTGTTGGATGGCATCAAACAGAGGCCTCGAAGGGCTGGTCCTGGGGCGGGAGTCTGCACAAATGGAACGTCTGGAGCCGTGGCCAGAGCACACAGCAGTGGGACCAGGGACCAGGGCACCCCAGGAGCACAACCCCAGCGAGCTCAAGCAAAGAGCACCCTTGTACGG GGTGTACCCCAGCTCCCCTGTGCCAAGGCTCTCTACAACTACGATGGCAAGGAACCAGGAGACCTCAAGTTCAGCAAGGGTGACATTATCATCCTGCGCCGGCAAGTGGACGAGAACTGGTACCACGGGGAGATGGGCGGAGTCCATGGCTTCTTCCCCACCAACTTTGTCCAGGTCATCAAGCCTTTGCCACAACCACCACCTCAGTGCAAAGCTCTGTACGACTTTGAGCTCAAAGACAAGGAGGCAGACAAGGACTGTCTGCCCTTCTCTAAG GATGATATCCTCACCGTGATCCGCAGAGTGGATGAAAACTGGGCAGAGGGAATGCTGGGAGATAAAATTGGAATTTTCCCCATCTCATATGTTGAG TTCAACTCGGCAGCTCGTCAGCTTATAGAGTTGGACAAGCCGTCAGACTCCGGTGGAGATTCTGGTGAGGGGGCCTCATCGGGGCCCCAGAGCAACGGTGCCCAGCGTGCAGGGGAGAAGAAGAACAGCAAGAAGCGACATTCCTTCACCTCTCTCACCATGTCCCACAAACCAATGCTAGCTCCTCCCCCCCAGCGCCACTCCATGGAGATCAGCGGGCCCGTCCTCATCAGCTCCAGCAACCCCACAGCAGCTGCTCGCATCGGAGAGATCAGTGGGGGGCTTTCCTGCAGCGCACCTTCACAG GTACACATTTGCACAACTGGACTAATCGTGACCCCACCCCCAAGTAGTCCTGTTACTACAGCAACGGTCTTCACATTTCCCTCGGAGACGAGCTACACATCCATCACTGTG gatgcTCTCCCACCGCCGCCACCTCCCCCCCCACAGTCCTCTGTTGATGGAGCAGCATACTCATTGGCTGCTGGACAGAGACCCTCCCCCAGCATAAGCGACCAAAGTGGGAGACAAAGACCCACAGT CTATGTGGCCATGTTCCCCTATACTCCCCGTAAGGAGGATGAGCTGGAGCTTAGGAAGGGAGAGATGTTCCTGGTGCTGGAACGCTGTCAGGACGGCTGGTTCAAGGGCACCTCAATGCACACTGGCAAGATCGGAGTCTTCCCTGGGAACTACATGAGCCCAGTCAGCAG GACAGCTTCAGGGAGCACCCAGCCCAAAGTGGCCATGAGTCTGTGCACTCAGGCAGGCAGAGGGGTCACCATCGTCAGCCCCTCTTCTGCAGCCCTTGGGGCCATTGTTCCGGGTCCTGATTTCAACAAACCCCTCACCGTGTGCTCCAGTGCTGTACCTGCCAGCTCCCAACCTGCAGCTGTGGTAACAGCAGCTCAAACAGCTACTGGTCAACAGCCAAAAGTCCCTCTGCACAGCTCCCAGATGACTGTGAATCAGGCTCGCAATGCCGTCAGGACAG CAGCGTGTCACAGTCAGGACCGGCCTACAGCAGCTGTGACCCCGATCCAGTCTGCAACACCTGTGACCTATCTCCCACACCTCACAGTGTGCCCGCAGCCTTCCTCCAATCCTGCCCAATGCTGTACCCGGGCGGGGGTGGCAATGGGATGTGCCGCCGCATCTCTGACCCCTCCCAATGTTAGCGCTGCATCCCTGGAGGGGGACGCTTTAAGACCTGTAGCTGTCCTCACTGTCCCTAGCTCTGGGAACAGCTCTGCCCTCAATCCCATATCTAACAGCACAGCTCTCGCTTGCCGACTGGACAAGGACGTCAAG agagaaaagaaaagtctcCTGAAGCTCTTGTCCAATAAGAAGAAGTCTCGTCCTTCGCCGCCCTCCTCTCCTACCCTTGAGGCGGaacaagctgctgctggagaggTGCTGCACGGCGCTGTGGGCCCCgacacctcccctccctctggCTCTGTCGGCTGCCTCGAGCCcgaacctgctgctgctgtcgccTCCTCCTTTTCATCCTCCTCGGTCCCAGAGTCCTCCCATCGGAAGAGCAGTCCTCTTGATGGATGTGCACCTatcgctcctcctcctcgccagCCGTGTTCCTCTCTCTTATCTCAACAGCACGACGCACGGCCCATCATCTGTGAGAG GTACAGAGTGGTGGTATCATATCCTCCCCAGAGCGAGGCTGAGCTGGAACTTAAGGAGGGCGACATTGTGTTTGTTCACAGAAAGAGGGAAGACGGCTGGTTCAAAGGCACACTGCAGAGGAACGGCAGGACCGGACTGTTCCCCGGCAGCTTTGTAGACAGCAtctaa